The proteins below are encoded in one region of Ghiorsea bivora:
- a CDS encoding lysophospholipid acyltransferase family protein, translated as MSKETIKVPIWTRLLFSGLAKVPMPIMHALGDVLGWLYYTLDKRHRNIALRNLARVFPEKPKKERKKIAKKAFKQMGRTLMEIPYVFSESREDLLAHVEIENKDVLTDALAQQKGVFLLASHFSNWELMGLMPAMMGYQTSMIYRQLNQKPLDAYTLASRSRFGTHLYSRNTGVRWLLKALKNNHCIVSALDQHMGAGNGIKVPFLGHIASTSHLPAPFVAKGVPMIGMALVRQNNDFKFTLKFWDVPCPELTDDKATNEVLIMTAACKSFDDVIKENPEQWLWMHRRWRAVETDDNMTQVVHGAP; from the coding sequence ATGTCTAAGGAGACCATCAAAGTACCCATTTGGACACGCCTTCTTTTTAGCGGGCTTGCCAAAGTGCCCATGCCCATTATGCATGCCTTGGGTGATGTGTTGGGTTGGTTGTATTACACATTGGACAAACGGCACCGAAACATTGCCCTAAGAAACCTTGCCCGTGTTTTCCCCGAAAAGCCCAAAAAAGAGCGCAAAAAAATTGCCAAAAAAGCATTCAAACAAATGGGTCGCACCTTGATGGAAATTCCTTATGTGTTTTCAGAAAGTCGTGAAGATTTGTTGGCGCATGTTGAGATTGAAAACAAAGATGTGCTCACTGATGCTTTGGCGCAGCAAAAAGGCGTGTTTCTGCTTGCCTCGCATTTTAGCAACTGGGAATTGATGGGTTTGATGCCTGCGATGATGGGTTATCAAACCTCCATGATTTACCGCCAGCTCAATCAAAAACCATTGGATGCTTATACGTTGGCTTCACGTTCTCGCTTTGGTACACATCTTTATTCACGAAATACAGGTGTACGTTGGCTGCTCAAAGCCTTAAAAAATAATCACTGTATCGTATCCGCTCTAGACCAACACATGGGCGCAGGCAACGGCATCAAAGTGCCATTTTTAGGGCATATCGCCAGCACATCGCATCTGCCCGCACCATTCGTTGCCAAAGGTGTGCCTATGATTGGCATGGCATTGGTTCGTCAAAACAATGATTTTAAGTTCACCCTCAAATTTTGGGATGTGCCTTGCCCTGAACTCACAGACGATAAAGCCACCAATGAGGTTTTGATTATGACTGCAGCGTGTAAGAGTTTTGATGATGTGATTAAAGAGAACCCTGAACAGTGGTTGTGGATGCATAGACGGTGGCGGGCGGTTGAAACAGATGACAACATGACACAAGTCGTTCACGGCGCACCCTGA
- a CDS encoding MotA/TolQ/ExbB proton channel family protein → MYEFISQGGAVMYILIATSLLSLTIIFERLWSLRSSVVIPVKKIKKVEEAVREGNAEQALELCKNSNTAMSRILWVALKNRGVKRSIMKEILEEVGRQEVAHLERFVGILALIAAIAPLLGLLGTVIGMIEVFQVISVEGVGKADVLASGISKALNTTAAGMSIAIPTLVAYRFFEAKINRYVVDIEQHALYFVDLLKGERE, encoded by the coding sequence ATGTACGAATTTATTTCTCAAGGCGGCGCAGTGATGTACATCCTGATTGCCACTTCGCTTCTTTCACTCACAATAATTTTTGAGCGCTTGTGGAGCCTTCGCTCATCGGTTGTAATTCCTGTGAAAAAGATAAAAAAGGTTGAAGAAGCCGTGCGTGAAGGTAATGCTGAACAAGCCTTAGAATTATGTAAAAATAGCAACACTGCCATGAGTCGAATCCTTTGGGTGGCACTGAAAAACCGTGGTGTAAAACGCAGTATCATGAAAGAGATTTTAGAAGAAGTGGGCAGACAAGAAGTTGCCCACCTTGAGCGGTTTGTTGGCATTTTGGCATTAATTGCTGCCATTGCTCCGCTTTTGGGTTTATTGGGTACAGTGATTGGGATGATTGAAGTGTTTCAAGTGATTTCTGTCGAAGGTGTAGGTAAGGCTGACGTGTTGGCATCAGGTATTTCTAAAGCATTGAATACCACTGCCGCAGGTATGTCAATTGCCATCCCTACGCTGGTTGCCTACCGCTTCTTCGAAGCCAAAATCAACCGTTATGTGGTAGATATTGAGCAACATGCTTTGTATTTCGTTGATTTGCTCAAAGGCGAACGTGAATGA
- a CDS encoding secondary thiamine-phosphate synthase enzyme YjbQ, with the protein MFKQAQTTLTINANGRGFTNFTRDMQSWIGQTGIQTGQVTLFVQHTSCSLIIQENADPDVLTDMETFMNDLVQDGHPDFLHRDEGDDDMSAHIRMALTNVSLNIPVVQGRAALGIWQAVYLYEHRYMPMRRHVLLHLVGE; encoded by the coding sequence ATGTTTAAACAAGCGCAAACAACCTTAACCATCAACGCCAATGGGCGTGGCTTCACCAACTTCACCCGCGATATGCAATCATGGATTGGGCAGACAGGCATTCAAACGGGGCAAGTGACTTTATTTGTGCAACACACCAGTTGTTCCCTCATCATTCAAGAAAATGCTGACCCTGATGTGCTCACCGATATGGAAACCTTTATGAATGATTTGGTGCAAGATGGGCATCCTGATTTTTTGCACAGGGATGAGGGGGATGATGATATGTCTGCCCATATTCGCATGGCGCTGACCAATGTGTCGTTGAATATCCCAGTGGTTCAGGGGCGAGCGGCTTTGGGCATTTGGCAGGCTGTGTATTTGTATGAGCATAGGTATATGCCGATGCGTAGACATGTGTTGCTGCACCTTGTTGGTGAATAG
- a CDS encoding YDG/SRA domain-containing protein → MRTFGEINGVSPGDIFDNRETLAKAKVHPPLVAGISGGKNEGADSIVLSGGYEDDEDFGDIIIYTGAGGQKNGNQVSDQELDGVNLALAKSKIENLPVRVTRGHKHKHELSPVKGYRYAGLYKVEDYWYETGKSGYRVWRYRLIVQEGSPADCIVKEPTDEYDAPGRKPLTVNRIVRNYQKAKNVKSWHNYKCQVCGIAIGTSAGFYAEAAHIKPLGEPHNGPDIEGNLLCLCPNHHVMFDNGGFAISDNLELIGIKGKLRVVKKHLINIDFIKYHREHYHKNV, encoded by the coding sequence ATGCGCACTTTCGGTGAAATAAATGGAGTTAGTCCAGGCGATATCTTTGATAATAGAGAGACTTTAGCTAAAGCTAAAGTTCATCCTCCTTTAGTTGCAGGAATAAGTGGTGGTAAAAACGAAGGTGCTGATTCTATCGTACTTTCTGGCGGGTATGAGGATGACGAAGATTTTGGTGACATTATAATCTATACAGGCGCAGGAGGCCAAAAGAATGGTAACCAGGTCTCAGATCAAGAGCTAGATGGTGTAAACCTAGCTTTAGCTAAAAGTAAAATAGAAAACCTTCCTGTCCGAGTAACTCGTGGACATAAACATAAACACGAACTAAGTCCAGTAAAAGGTTACCGCTATGCAGGACTATATAAAGTAGAAGATTACTGGTACGAAACAGGTAAGTCGGGTTATAGAGTTTGGAGGTACAGGTTAATTGTTCAAGAGGGTTCGCCTGCTGACTGCATAGTAAAAGAGCCAACTGATGAATATGATGCACCAGGTAGAAAACCATTAACGGTCAATCGTATTGTAAGAAACTATCAAAAAGCTAAGAATGTAAAATCTTGGCATAACTACAAATGCCAAGTATGTGGGATAGCAATTGGAACTAGCGCTGGTTTTTACGCTGAAGCAGCCCATATTAAACCTTTAGGCGAACCACATAACGGGCCAGATATAGAAGGCAACCTTTTGTGTTTATGCCCTAACCATCATGTTATGTTTGATAATGGTGGCTTTGCTATAAGTGATAATTTAGAGCTAATTGGTATTAAGGGTAAACTTAGAGTCGTAAAAAAACACCTCATCAATATCGACTTTATTAAATACCATCGAGAGCATTACCATAAAAATGTATAA
- a CDS encoding type II toxin-antitoxin system RelE/ParE family toxin, with amino-acid sequence MQTIVELPEFLKRSEKTLSDEEKQSIINYLAAHPAAGVVMQKTGGIRKLRWSAQGKGKSGGVRIIYYYHNTSMPLFLLTLFGKGEKANLSTAECQELAKLTSLLKKSYGE; translated from the coding sequence ATGCAGACGATTGTCGAACTACCTGAATTTCTGAAAAGATCAGAAAAAACACTTAGTGATGAAGAAAAGCAGAGTATTATCAATTATTTGGCAGCACATCCCGCAGCAGGTGTTGTCATGCAGAAAACAGGTGGTATTCGCAAACTTCGATGGTCTGCACAAGGCAAAGGAAAAAGTGGTGGTGTTCGCATCATTTATTATTACCACAATACATCCATGCCGCTATTTTTATTAACGCTGTTTGGTAAAGGTGAGAAAGCCAATCTATCCACAGCAGAATGCCAAGAGCTTGCGAAGCTAACTTCGCTACTCAAGAAAAGTTATGGAGAATGA
- a CDS encoding Trm112 family protein — MIDQGLFEILACPKCKGEVQYNADKTGLTCDKCKLEYPIRDDIPVMLIDEAKSLAD, encoded by the coding sequence ATGATTGACCAAGGTTTGTTTGAGATTTTAGCTTGCCCCAAGTGTAAAGGTGAGGTGCAGTATAATGCCGATAAAACGGGTCTAACTTGTGATAAATGCAAATTGGAATACCCAATTCGTGATGATATTCCAGTGATGTTGATTGATGAGGCAAAGTCTTTGGCTGATTAA
- a CDS encoding DUF58 domain-containing protein translates to MNRWQGLVQGFQLRYRAWLLQGLSRITFWSDKFKQRLSSLGLAVAATILLTLILGANIKLSSIYQLFALLVALLLMALLVVWLKSAVKRKPCFEMHRDVPKFATVDTAITYRVFIANTSAQDVYKLSITERLPQYKPTLLQFINMREPNEEKRNWYDRHTGFYRFVWLQDWLRGAIFTPETIGHIQAGQSKTITMALTPMRRGYIHLSKLRLRLAEPLGLVYSFEEHDVFNRMLVLPKAYRLPHDLMWGGKRAFQQGGVAQASHMGDAEEFSHLREYQAGDALRRVFWPSLARLQTPLVKNYQEEYFSRAALVVDNFVSSKHWAKLEEAVSVAAGFAMDEHGQEMLLDLLFVGEQGKAEHTLTGRSIAHAEQMLESLATLQPCAGDFKGLSQMLLQQAERLNGCVLIASTWDASRQLLLQQLLALSVPCLVLVIQGSDEKLIRSEHVFGLRMGRIQQDLDALVWQS, encoded by the coding sequence ATGAATAGATGGCAAGGTTTGGTACAAGGCTTTCAGCTTCGTTATCGTGCTTGGTTATTGCAAGGGCTTAGCCGCATTACATTTTGGAGTGATAAGTTTAAGCAACGATTATCAAGCTTAGGTTTGGCTGTGGCTGCTACGATATTGCTTACCTTAATATTGGGTGCCAATATTAAATTATCATCCATTTACCAATTGTTTGCTTTGCTGGTTGCACTTTTGCTGATGGCATTATTGGTGGTGTGGCTGAAAAGCGCTGTAAAGCGTAAACCATGTTTTGAAATGCATCGGGATGTGCCCAAGTTCGCCACAGTGGATACAGCCATAACATACCGTGTTTTTATAGCTAATACTTCAGCTCAAGATGTATATAAACTGAGCATTACAGAGCGATTACCGCAATATAAACCTACGCTTTTACAGTTTATCAATATGAGAGAGCCCAATGAAGAAAAGCGAAATTGGTATGATAGACACACAGGGTTCTACCGCTTTGTTTGGTTACAAGATTGGTTGCGTGGGGCAATCTTTACACCTGAAACCATCGGGCATATCCAAGCGGGGCAAAGCAAGACCATCACAATGGCATTAACCCCTATGCGGCGGGGGTATATTCATTTGAGCAAGCTGAGGTTGCGTTTGGCTGAACCTTTGGGTTTGGTGTACTCGTTTGAAGAGCATGATGTCTTTAATCGCATGCTTGTGTTACCCAAAGCATATCGTTTACCCCATGATTTGATGTGGGGTGGTAAGCGGGCATTTCAGCAGGGGGGCGTTGCACAAGCTTCGCATATGGGTGATGCTGAAGAGTTTAGTCATTTGCGAGAATATCAGGCAGGAGATGCCTTACGACGCGTGTTTTGGCCTAGTCTTGCGCGTTTACAAACGCCATTGGTGAAAAATTATCAGGAAGAATACTTTTCGCGTGCAGCATTGGTGGTGGATAATTTTGTCAGCTCTAAACATTGGGCAAAGCTTGAAGAAGCGGTGTCAGTTGCAGCAGGTTTTGCAATGGATGAACATGGGCAAGAGATGTTGTTAGACTTGTTGTTTGTTGGTGAACAAGGCAAAGCAGAACATACACTTACAGGCAGATCCATTGCTCATGCTGAACAAATGTTGGAAAGCTTAGCAACGCTACAACCATGTGCAGGTGATTTTAAAGGTTTGTCGCAAATGCTATTGCAGCAAGCAGAACGTTTAAATGGCTGTGTTTTAATTGCCTCCACTTGGGATGCGTCCAGACAATTACTATTGCAACAATTATTAGCTTTATCCGTGCCTTGTTTGGTGTTGGTGATACAGGGCTCGGATGAAAAACTTATCCGCAGTGAGCATGTATTTGGCTTACGCATGGGGCGCATTCAACAAGATTTGGATGCATTGGTTTGGCAATCATGA
- the nadS gene encoding NadS family protein — protein sequence MNEAMNSIQQGLNEALNFAKGKQSKAVVHDFSPIDVKNIRTQIGMSQNEFASAFGISVSTLRHWERGDRKPQGPALVLLNVVAKEPQTVLRALAN from the coding sequence ATGAATGAAGCAATGAACAGTATTCAACAAGGTTTAAACGAAGCATTGAACTTTGCCAAAGGTAAACAAAGTAAAGCAGTCGTGCATGACTTTTCACCCATTGATGTAAAAAATATCCGCACCCAAATTGGCATGTCACAAAATGAATTTGCCTCTGCATTTGGCATCAGCGTCAGCACACTTCGCCATTGGGAACGCGGCGACAGAAAACCGCAAGGCCCTGCATTGGTGTTGCTCAATGTGGTTGCTAAAGAACCTCAAACTGTGCTCAGAGCTTTGGCGAACTAA
- a CDS encoding SulP family inorganic anion transporter yields MKKIPMGDVWGGLSASALVLPQAMAFGITLWSPYTNDPAAAAMSGLVAAACLCIASGLFRGTSGLVAAPTGPTLVLLSGAIAALAATGLMGDALVTATLITVALAGLFQIIIGGLRLGHLIKFIPYPVVSGFMTGSAILMIMSQSSSILGGDSDLTMAQGAWVPMAAAGITLASMAWLPRWIKKVPGTILGLVAGTLAFHAFSLIQGHITPSFWVVGSLPSITDLHFGIRLENSADFPWLLMAGSALALAVLASLDTLLTAVIADVSTGERHDAQRELMGQGAGHMLSALAGGMAGAGTTGATLVAIQSGGRLWTGLVTGIGMLLLILFMGPIAAILPISVFAGIILHVAIFGMLDKDIPRWLASPQARIDGLIAVVVTGVTVSYDLMVAVGLGILLAAIEFIRTQVQSAVIQRRWTVGERTSLRRRIKKECKCLTSHAESIVGYNLKGTLFFGTTDHLFDTMANDLKRAKYIILDMRGVNQVDLTALRLIEHMNGMMHDRGGELILAHVPKSMGLVKREGHRHERLVPYHKKTRLRAFADSDRALEYAESELLKGLCGTSTEENHAVSLDETELMSVFNAKEREILHPFFKTKKIKKGDFLFHSGDFGEELFVILRGEIEILLPYAKKRKLRLASFGPGMTVGEIAFLEPGERSADAHVIVGGEVAVFQHKQLKKLCAQHADLGMRVLMRLGHDMSENLRMADAELRRLAS; encoded by the coding sequence ATGAAGAAAATTCCAATGGGTGATGTGTGGGGTGGTTTGTCAGCTTCGGCGTTGGTATTGCCGCAAGCGATGGCTTTTGGTATTACCCTATGGTCGCCTTATACCAATGATCCAGCAGCAGCAGCCATGTCAGGTTTGGTTGCAGCAGCATGTTTATGTATTGCTTCGGGTTTATTTCGGGGTACTTCTGGTTTGGTTGCAGCTCCTACAGGACCAACCTTGGTTTTATTGTCAGGTGCAATAGCAGCACTTGCTGCAACAGGGCTTATGGGGGATGCGCTGGTGACGGCGACACTGATAACCGTTGCCTTGGCAGGTCTTTTTCAAATCATAATTGGTGGGCTTAGGTTAGGTCACTTGATTAAATTTATTCCATACCCCGTGGTCTCAGGCTTTATGACAGGCTCGGCGATTTTGATGATTATGTCGCAATCATCGTCTATTTTGGGTGGAGATTCGGATTTAACCATGGCCCAAGGAGCTTGGGTGCCTATGGCAGCGGCAGGTATCACTTTGGCAAGCATGGCGTGGTTGCCGCGATGGATTAAAAAAGTTCCCGGTACAATTTTGGGTTTGGTGGCTGGCACACTTGCATTCCATGCTTTTTCTTTGATACAAGGGCATATCACTCCATCATTTTGGGTGGTAGGTAGTTTGCCAAGTATTACCGACTTACATTTTGGTATTCGTTTAGAAAACAGTGCCGATTTTCCTTGGCTGCTTATGGCGGGTTCTGCACTAGCTTTGGCGGTGTTGGCATCTTTAGATACCTTGCTCACGGCAGTGATTGCCGATGTATCCACAGGCGAACGTCATGATGCCCAACGCGAACTGATGGGGCAGGGTGCAGGGCATATGTTGAGTGCTTTAGCTGGGGGTATGGCTGGCGCTGGTACAACCGGGGCAACCTTGGTTGCCATTCAAAGCGGTGGTCGATTATGGACAGGTTTGGTGACAGGCATTGGCATGCTGTTACTTATTTTATTTATGGGACCTATTGCAGCCATCTTACCCATCAGTGTATTTGCAGGTATTATTCTTCATGTCGCTATCTTTGGCATGTTGGATAAAGATATTCCGCGTTGGTTGGCTTCTCCACAAGCGAGAATTGATGGTCTAATTGCCGTTGTTGTTACAGGGGTTACGGTGTCTTATGACCTTATGGTTGCTGTTGGTTTGGGTATTTTATTGGCAGCTATTGAATTTATTCGAACACAAGTGCAATCGGCAGTGATTCAACGGCGTTGGACAGTTGGTGAGCGTACATCATTGCGACGTAGAATTAAAAAAGAATGCAAATGTTTGACAAGTCATGCCGAAAGTATTGTGGGTTATAACCTTAAAGGTACATTGTTTTTTGGTACAACAGATCACTTGTTTGACACTATGGCAAATGATTTAAAGCGTGCTAAATATATTATTTTGGATATGCGTGGTGTCAATCAGGTGGATTTAACTGCACTGCGTTTGATTGAACACATGAATGGCATGATGCATGACCGAGGCGGCGAGCTGATTCTGGCGCATGTTCCCAAAAGTATGGGCTTGGTAAAACGCGAGGGACATAGGCATGAACGCTTGGTGCCTTATCATAAAAAAACACGTCTGCGTGCCTTTGCAGACTCAGACAGAGCTTTAGAATACGCAGAGAGTGAATTGTTAAAAGGGCTTTGTGGTACTTCCACAGAGGAGAACCACGCAGTGAGTTTGGATGAAACGGAGTTGATGTCTGTTTTTAATGCAAAAGAACGAGAAATTTTACACCCATTTTTTAAAACAAAAAAAATAAAAAAAGGAGACTTTCTTTTTCATAGTGGGGATTTTGGGGAAGAGTTGTTTGTCATTTTGCGCGGTGAAATTGAAATATTATTACCTTATGCTAAGAAAAGAAAGCTACGGCTTGCCAGTTTTGGTCCTGGGATGACGGTGGGTGAGATTGCTTTTTTAGAACCCGGAGAACGCTCTGCTGATGCGCATGTCATTGTGGGTGGTGAAGTGGCTGTTTTTCAACATAAACAGCTAAAAAAACTTTGTGCGCAACATGCCGATTTGGGTATGCGTGTTTTGATGCGTTTGGGGCATGATATGAGTGAAAATTTACGCATGGCAGATGCTGAGCTTCGTAGGTTAGCTTCATAA
- a CDS encoding transglutaminase-like domain-containing protein, translating into MKQPLLMFILTLFSLLFWGWLTDVLWLAGLLGLLLCGAYIKRGQYNFEYNAFYQIGNLCGLIIAAVFVFYWLDDNASKAILPSIRLLPLALLPLLLLQYLYKQHLVPSSALLFFQRKHVIQPTWFDVSVLFIFVCLLSAGATVHQGWVYFTGISALLLAFILVQQHYKQTRYVLLLIAIFLLAEVMGMGIVYGMQDLQMRLQAKMNAWLLSYNDGHQGSTAIGEVGRLQLSDSVLFRVKSEKKRSEPMLLLEGTYQRYRGQTWFGGGWKDINIPYIHERWQLYEGELGTSHLTFYQSFDGDKHVLALPMNTLAIAKLDVKSLSIRQGQRVEIQGLPPFAAYDVFYQDVHKFMLRGEVQRSDLDIPKNEKEAVAKVVAMLDLHEIKNKYGVEKVIKVLHQYFLQQYTYTTWLQISQQSAQTPLSSFLLEDKQGHCEYFASATVLLLRALGIPTRYAVGFSMSEYDADKDLYLVRGRDAHAWAVAKVDDTWINIDNTPPNWFSIENAKQSQFQGLWDWFSDIRFQFKKWRYGDSEIDKQWWYILLSILFGYLTIRVLRRVKTKQHADAKTVEKEAQDWLKIEQALAMVGLGRRNGETVQQWLVRIEAGKWYQLARLHDIQHYAAAGLSDVMQEEYQAYIQDIKVFCAQYKDRG; encoded by the coding sequence ATGAAACAGCCTTTATTGATGTTTATACTCACGCTGTTTTCCTTATTATTTTGGGGTTGGTTAACCGATGTTTTGTGGCTGGCAGGTTTGCTGGGTTTGTTGTTATGCGGCGCATATATCAAACGTGGGCAATATAACTTTGAATACAATGCATTTTATCAAATCGGTAATTTATGTGGGTTAATTATTGCAGCTGTCTTTGTGTTTTATTGGTTGGATGACAATGCTTCTAAAGCTATCTTGCCTAGCATACGTCTTTTGCCTTTGGCTTTATTACCTTTGTTGCTCTTGCAATATTTGTATAAACAGCATCTTGTACCTAGCAGTGCTTTATTATTTTTTCAGCGTAAACATGTAATACAACCGACTTGGTTTGATGTATCGGTCTTGTTTATCTTTGTTTGTTTATTAAGTGCAGGGGCAACAGTGCACCAAGGTTGGGTTTATTTTACAGGTATCTCTGCATTATTACTTGCTTTTATACTTGTTCAACAGCATTACAAACAAACACGTTATGTTTTGCTATTGATTGCGATATTTTTGCTCGCTGAAGTGATGGGCATGGGCATTGTTTATGGTATGCAAGATTTACAAATGCGCTTGCAAGCCAAAATGAATGCGTGGCTGCTCAGTTATAACGATGGACATCAGGGCAGCACAGCCATTGGTGAAGTGGGGCGCTTACAATTATCCGATAGTGTGTTGTTTCGTGTAAAAAGTGAAAAAAAACGAAGCGAGCCGATGTTGTTATTGGAAGGTACTTACCAGCGTTACCGTGGGCAAACATGGTTTGGTGGTGGATGGAAGGATATTAATATTCCTTATATCCATGAGAGATGGCAATTGTATGAAGGAGAGCTTGGTACTTCGCATTTAACATTTTATCAAAGTTTTGATGGTGATAAACATGTATTGGCTTTGCCCATGAACACGCTTGCTATTGCCAAGCTTGATGTGAAAAGTTTAAGCATTCGGCAGGGGCAAAGGGTGGAGATACAAGGTTTACCGCCTTTTGCTGCTTATGATGTTTTTTATCAAGATGTTCATAAGTTTATGCTAAGGGGTGAAGTACAACGAAGTGACTTGGATATTCCTAAGAATGAAAAAGAGGCAGTCGCTAAGGTGGTCGCCATGCTTGATTTGCATGAGATTAAAAATAAATATGGTGTAGAAAAGGTGATTAAAGTTTTACACCAATATTTTTTGCAGCAATATACTTACACCACATGGCTACAAATCAGCCAACAATCAGCCCAAACACCGCTTTCATCTTTTCTGCTTGAGGATAAACAAGGTCATTGTGAATATTTTGCATCGGCGACGGTGTTGCTGCTGCGAGCTTTGGGTATTCCTACGCGGTATGCGGTGGGATTTAGCATGTCAGAATATGATGCTGATAAAGATTTATATCTTGTGCGTGGGCGTGATGCCCATGCTTGGGCGGTTGCCAAAGTTGATGATACATGGATAAATATTGATAATACACCACCAAATTGGTTCAGCATTGAAAATGCGAAGCAAAGCCAGTTTCAAGGGCTTTGGGACTGGTTTTCAGATATTCGTTTTCAGTTTAAAAAGTGGCGCTATGGCGATAGCGAAATTGATAAGCAATGGTGGTATATATTGCTAAGTATCTTATTTGGTTACCTTACGATTCGGGTGTTAAGAAGGGTGAAAACAAAGCAACATGCAGATGCAAAGACAGTGGAAAAAGAGGCTCAAGATTGGTTGAAAATAGAGCAAGCTTTAGCCATGGTTGGTTTAGGGCGTAGAAATGGGGAGACTGTACAGCAGTGGTTGGTACGAATTGAAGCGGGAAAATGGTATCAATTGGCAAGGCTGCATGATATTCAGCATTATGCAGCAGCAGGATTGAGCGATGTGATGCAAGAAGAATATCAGGCTTATATACAAGATATCAAAGTTTTCTGTGCGCAATATAAAGATAGGGGTTGA
- a CDS encoding NUDIX domain-containing protein, producing the protein MKYKILKKNTLFQGFFKFEGLEVEHDTFAGGSFTVNRELLERGDAVAILLYDKYCDEVLLIEQFRVGPAARGDDAWMTEVVAGMLDAGEDAEVCAVRESIEEAGYKPYDIKYLGKYYASPGGTSESLLLYLGYVDKDKPVAAGGGLKHEHEDIRSFWVPREEAVAMVKNGQINSGAPMLAVVLAFGIDGVVGC; encoded by the coding sequence ATGAAATATAAAATCCTTAAAAAGAATACGTTGTTTCAGGGCTTTTTTAAGTTTGAGGGGCTTGAGGTTGAGCATGACACCTTTGCTGGTGGATCGTTTACGGTTAACCGCGAGCTTTTGGAGCGCGGTGATGCGGTTGCTATTCTGTTGTATGATAAATATTGTGATGAAGTGCTGTTGATTGAGCAGTTTCGTGTGGGGCCTGCGGCGCGTGGGGATGATGCGTGGATGACGGAAGTGGTGGCGGGCATGTTGGATGCAGGTGAAGATGCAGAGGTTTGTGCGGTTCGTGAGTCTATCGAAGAGGCAGGTTATAAGCCGTATGACATCAAATATTTGGGTAAATATTATGCATCACCAGGCGGCACATCGGAATCACTGTTGTTGTATTTGGGTTATGTGGATAAGGATAAACCCGTGGCGGCAGGTGGTGGTTTGAAACATGAACATGAAGATATTCGCAGCTTTTGGGTACCTCGAGAAGAGGCTGTAGCCATGGTGAAAAATGGGCAAATTAATTCAGGTGCACCCATGCTAGCAGTGGTTTTAGCTTTTGGTATTGATGGCGTGGTTGGATGCTAA
- a CDS encoding AAA family ATPase: protein MQNLIRKIEVNIQQVIQHEQHAIRWLLASFVAGGHVLLEDLPGTGKTTLAKALAKSVSADFKRIQFTPDLMPSDIVGVSVYKQQQQDFEFRAGPVFTHILLADEINRASPRTQSALLEAMSEYQVSVEGKTRKLEAPFFVMATQNPVEFHGTYPLPEAQLDRFMMSFALGYVSKAQEIEMLDKQTLHPLHNLQPVVSVEEVLQLQQAVAEVFISDAMKGYIVDIVQRTRSHEGVKLGASPRASLGLKQISQALALMDGQDFITPDHVQEAASPVIAHRLVLEPQLKYAGLNASHVVAEILEQLVIPQ, encoded by the coding sequence GTGCAAAACTTGATTCGAAAAATTGAAGTGAATATCCAACAAGTGATTCAACATGAGCAGCATGCTATTCGCTGGTTGCTGGCAAGTTTTGTTGCAGGTGGGCATGTGTTGCTTGAAGATTTGCCCGGCACAGGAAAAACAACACTCGCCAAAGCCTTGGCAAAATCCGTATCTGCAGACTTTAAACGCATTCAATTTACACCTGATTTGATGCCCAGTGATATTGTGGGGGTATCGGTGTATAAACAACAACAGCAAGACTTTGAATTTCGTGCAGGTCCTGTGTTTACCCATATCTTACTTGCTGATGAAATCAACCGCGCTAGCCCGCGTACCCAGTCGGCATTGTTGGAAGCCATGAGTGAATACCAAGTAAGTGTGGAAGGGAAAACACGCAAGTTAGAAGCCCCGTTTTTTGTCATGGCAACGCAAAATCCAGTGGAATTTCATGGCACTTATCCTTTGCCTGAAGCACAACTTGACCGTTTTATGATGTCTTTTGCCTTGGGTTATGTATCCAAAGCGCAAGAAATTGAAATGTTGGACAAACAAACTTTACACCCACTGCATAACTTACAGCCTGTGGTCAGTGTTGAGGAAGTATTGCAGTTGCAACAAGCTGTTGCTGAGGTGTTTATCAGCGATGCGATGAAAGGCTATATTGTGGATATTGTACAGCGTACCCGTAGTCATGAAGGGGTGAAGCTTGGTGCAAGCCCGCGTGCTTCGCTAGGGTTAAAACAAATTTCTCAAGCCTTGGCATTGATGGATGGGCAAGATTTTATCACACCTGATCATGTGCAAGAGGCAGCAAGCCCTGTGATTGCACATCGCTTAGTATTGGAGCCTCAGCTTAAATATGCAGGGCTGAATGCATCTCATGTAGTTGCAGAAATATTGGAGCAGCTTGTTATCCCACAGTGA